CTGATTGTATCGTGGATCAAAGTCCGAGAGCCGCTTGAGGAGTTTGCCGTGCCCAAAACGCCCGAACAATGGCTGGAGCAGGCCGCGCCGGAAAAGAAGGCCGGCATCCTCAAGCTGTTTCTTGGCTACGCTCCCGGCGTGGGCAAGACCTACAACATGCTCAGCGAAGCCACGCGCCGCAGCAAGCGCGGAGAGGACGTGGTGGTGGGCGTGGTGGAGACCCACGGTCGCAAAGGCGTGAACGAACTTCTGGGCCAGCTTGACGTGGTCCCCCGCCGCGCGCTGGAGTACAAAGGCACCGTGTTCCAGGAGATGGACGTGGACGCCATCCTTGCCCGCAAGCCCCAGGTCGTGCTGGTGGACGAACTGGCGCACACCAACATCGAAGGCAGCAAGCACGCCAAACGTTATGAAGATGTGCTGGAAATCCTGGAAGCCAGGATTGACGTGCTGGCCACCATGAACATCCAGCATCTGGAGAGCGTGACGCCCACCGTCCAGAGCATCACCGGCATCACTGTGCGTGAAACCGTGCCGGACTGGGTGCTGGAGCGCGCCAATGAAGTTGTGCTGGCTGACCTGACGCCGGAAGCGCTGCAGACCCGCATGCGCCGCGGCGATATCTACCCAGTGGAGCGCGCGGAAAAAGCGCTGAGCAACTTCTTCCGTCCCGGCAACCTGCTG
This region of Terriglobia bacterium genomic DNA includes:
- a CDS encoding histidine kinase, which encodes MPKTPEQWLEQAAPEKKAGILKLFLGYAPGVGKTYNMLSEATRRSKRGEDVVVGVVETHGRKGVNELLGQLDVVPRRALEYKGTVFQEMDVDAILARKPQVVLVDELAHTNIEGSKHAKRYEDVLEILEARIDVLATMNIQHLESVTPTVQSITGITVRETVPDWVLERANEVVLADLTPEALQTRMRRGDIYPVERAEKALSNFFRPGNLLALRELALRHVTHSVDRSLESYLQRKHIDQNWGVSERVAVCISSNPASQQIIARGARMAQGLDAEFYVVHVERGEGRTEERDRSLLANIRFAENLGAKVVQLEGATVATTVADFVREQKITQVIFGRSAVHGWKKYLYLGAIHRFLMNAPQVDVHIVNQESD